In Pseudoliparis swirei isolate HS2019 ecotype Mariana Trench chromosome 9, NWPU_hadal_v1, whole genome shotgun sequence, a genomic segment contains:
- the nsfl1c gene encoding NSFL1 cofactor p47, producing the protein MASQEESVREFVAVTDVDEERARFFLESAGWNLQLALASFFEDGADDDIVTLPQPELTTSVSRSAGRSTQPRVTSFREMMHEAEEESDEEEGQRFFAGGSERSGQQIVVPPKKKSSNEVVEDLFKGAREHGAVPLDRPGRGPGEPSKARAFIGGGYRLGAAPEEESAYVAGERHGTKSQQDVHVVLKLWKTGFSLDNGELRIYSDPGNANFLEAIRRGEIPLELRQRSRGGQVNLDMEDHRDEDFSKPRTAFQAFGGEGQKLGSATPELTSAAASAQQDQQDNESQASSFVTLDSSQPVTNIQIRLADGGRLVQRFNYTHRVSDVRQFVVGARPSMAAREFVLMTTFPNKELTDESQTLEQAKLLNAVIVQRPN; encoded by the exons ATGGCGAGCCAAGAGGAGTCTGTTAGGGAGTTTGTCGCCGTTACCGACGTGGACGAGGAGAGGGCCCGGTTCTTCCTGGAGTCCGCCGGCTGGAATTTACAG cTCGCGCTTGCCAGCTTCTTCGAGGATGGAGCTGATGACGACATAGTGACTCTCCCTCAGCCCGAGCTGACCACGTCGGTGTCCCGGTCCGCTGGGCGAAG CACTCAGCCCAGAGTGACCTCCTTCAGAGAAATGATGcacgaggcagaggaggagagcgacgaggaggaaggccAAAG GTTCTTCGCGGGCGGCTCGGAGCGCAGCGGGCAGCAGATCGTCGTGCCGCCCAAGAAGAAGAGCTCCAACGAGGTGGTGGAGGACCTGTTCAAGGGGGCGCGGGAACACGGGGCGGTGCCGCTGGACCGGCCCGGCAGAGGCCCGGGGGAGCCCAGCAAAGCCCGA gcCTTCATCGGTGGAGGCTACCGGCTCGGCGCCGCCCCCGAGGAGGAATCGGCCTACGTGGCCGGAGAGAGGCACGGCACCAAAAGCCAACAGGAT gtccaTGTGGTGCTGAAGCTGTGGAAGACGGGCTTCAGTCTGGACAACGGTGAGCTCCGGATCTACAGCGACCCGGGTAACGCCAACTTCCTCGAGGCGATCAGACGGGG ggagATCCCCCTGGAGCTGAGGCAGCGCTCTCGGGGGGGCCAGGTGAAcctggacatggaggaccaccGAGACGAGGACTTCTCCAAACCGCGGACGGCCTTCCAGGCCTTCGGGGGCGAAGGGCAGAAGCTGGGAAG tgccaCTCCAGAGTTGACCTCTGCGGCGGCCAGCGCtcagcaggaccagcaggacaaCGAGTCCCAGGCGAGTTCCTTCGTGACGCTCGACTCCTCCCAGCCCGTCACCAACATCCAGATCCGATTGGCCGACGGCGGCCGGCTGGTCCAGAGGTTCAACTACACCCACAG agtgtCCGATGTGCGTCAGTTCGTGGTGGGGGCGCGGCCCTCGATGGCCGCCAGGGAGTTCGTCCTCATGACCACGTTCCCCAACAAGGAGCTGACGGACGAGAGCCAGACGCTGGAGCAGGCCAAGCTCCTCAACGCCGTCATCGTGCAGAGGCCAAactga